A genome region from Candidatus Jidaibacter acanthamoeba includes the following:
- a CDS encoding transposase, with protein sequence GMSKLRKYSKEFKEEAVKLVRNSGKTYSEISGDLSIPRSTLALWMKGRESLGGESSLNKEEIKALRKENLILKEEREILKKALAIFSGKK encoded by the coding sequence AAGGAATGAGTAAACTGAGGAAATATAGTAAGGAATTTAAAGAAGAAGCAGTTAAGCTAGTTAGAAATAGCGGCAAAACATATAGTGAAATATCGGGAGATTTGTCGATACCTAGGAGTACATTGGCTCTATGGATGAAAGGAAGAGAGAGCTTAGGGGGTGAAAGCAGCTTAAATAAAGAAGAAATAAAGGCACTAAGGAAAGAAAATCTTATTCTAAAAGAAGAAAGAGAAATATTAAAAAAGGCCTTAGCCATCTTTTCAGGGAAAAAGTAG
- a CDS encoding IS3 family transposase, whose protein sequence is MKKGLSHLFREKVERFKFMQKYKDKFKLERMAKMLKVSRSGYYKYLNSKIERKEDKDLRLVTEIKAIYSYSRSTYGSPRIYAELRLKGEKVNRKRVERLMRIHNIKAKRKGGYKIRHKPALREIKENLIKQDFRCNKPNEKWVSDISYIPTSLGWIYLAVILDLFSKKVVGMALDSKIDTNLIIKAFDQAISRRDINHGLIFHSDRGSQYTCGKFQKILALKQISCSMSAKGNCYDNAVAESFFSTLKTEINCKFYNLHDAKTGIFEYIECWYNNKRLHSSLGYLSPNEFENLYYNNYT, encoded by the coding sequence ATTAAAAAAGGCCTTAGCCATCTTTTCAGGGAAAAAGTAGAAAGGTTTAAATTTATGCAGAAATATAAAGATAAATTTAAACTTGAGAGGATGGCTAAAATGTTAAAAGTATCGCGTAGCGGGTATTACAAATATTTAAATAGTAAGATTGAGAGAAAAGAAGATAAAGATTTAAGGTTAGTAACGGAAATTAAGGCGATATATAGCTATAGTCGCAGTACTTACGGAAGCCCGAGGATTTATGCCGAACTGAGATTAAAAGGAGAAAAGGTAAACAGGAAAAGAGTAGAGCGCTTAATGAGAATACATAATATTAAGGCAAAAAGAAAAGGCGGATATAAGATAAGGCATAAACCTGCTCTTAGAGAAATAAAAGAAAATCTGATAAAGCAAGATTTCAGGTGTAATAAACCTAATGAAAAGTGGGTTAGCGATATCTCATATATACCTACTTCTTTGGGGTGGATATATTTGGCAGTAATATTGGATTTGTTTTCCAAAAAAGTTGTAGGTATGGCACTAGACTCTAAAATAGATACTAATCTCATAATCAAAGCTTTTGACCAGGCTATAAGCAGAAGAGATATAAATCATGGCTTGATATTTCACTCTGATAGAGGTAGCCAATACACTTGCGGTAAATTTCAGAAAATCTTAGCTTTGAAGCAAATCAGCTGTAGTATGAGTGCTAAAGGTAATTGTTATGATAATGCAGTTGCAGAGAGCTTCTTTAGTACTTTGAAAACTGAAATAAATTGTAAATTCTATAATTTACATGATGCTAAAACCGGTATATTCGAGTATATTGAGTGCTGGTATAACAATAAACGTCTACATTCTTCTTTAGGATACTTATCTCCTAATGAGTTTGAAAACCTTTATTATAATAATTATACATAG